In Candidatus Defluviilinea proxima, a single genomic region encodes these proteins:
- a CDS encoding glycosyltransferase, with protein MVYFLLSTAFFIGGLVIIYWLHNQYHLDVIVEPTYPPPDPPLISVCVPARNEERNIRRCVEGILNQDYPNLEVIVLDDRSTDSTPQILADIASHDSRLHPISGSDLPAGWAGKPHALFQASASAHGEWLCFIDADTFLSPETLSSCYIKAIETKADMFTIMTFQILGSFWEKTVMPLVMTALSVGFSPRKVNDPTTKDAIANGQFILIKHSVYDAIGGHESVKDQIVEDKAISEKVKWNGYRLIVADGMKVAKTRMYTSLPEMWEGWTKNIYLGLRDQVGLLWLGVFGAFLAVLASLFLPVWPLLGVFWFSNGGGWMAITVIVESMLLWGYLLFIRANVAKNMNISPWYALTTPLGAGVFGAMMFTSAWKVVSRTGVTWKGRVYGAK; from the coding sequence ATGGTTTATTTTCTCCTTTCAACTGCATTCTTCATTGGCGGTCTGGTTATTATCTACTGGCTTCATAATCAATATCATCTGGATGTCATCGTTGAGCCAACATATCCTCCGCCCGACCCACCGCTTATTTCAGTTTGCGTTCCTGCACGCAATGAGGAGCGCAACATCCGCAGGTGCGTCGAAGGGATTCTGAATCAGGATTACCCAAATCTCGAAGTCATTGTTTTGGATGATCGCTCGACAGACTCAACTCCCCAAATACTAGCAGACATTGCATCTCACGACTCTCGCCTCCACCCCATCAGCGGTTCGGACTTACCCGCAGGCTGGGCCGGTAAACCCCATGCCTTATTCCAAGCTTCTGCATCTGCCCATGGTGAATGGCTTTGTTTTATTGATGCAGATACTTTCCTCTCACCTGAAACTCTTTCCTCCTGCTACATCAAAGCCATCGAAACCAAAGCGGACATGTTCACGATCATGACCTTTCAGATCCTCGGCTCGTTCTGGGAGAAGACGGTCATGCCACTGGTGATGACCGCACTCTCAGTGGGATTCTCGCCGCGCAAGGTCAATGACCCAACAACAAAAGACGCCATCGCCAACGGACAGTTCATTCTGATCAAGCATTCCGTCTATGATGCCATCGGCGGACACGAAAGCGTCAAAGACCAGATCGTGGAAGATAAAGCCATTTCTGAGAAGGTCAAATGGAATGGCTATCGCTTGATCGTTGCGGACGGAATGAAAGTGGCAAAGACGCGCATGTACACGTCCCTGCCTGAAATGTGGGAAGGCTGGACAAAGAATATCTACCTCGGCTTACGAGATCAGGTTGGATTGCTGTGGCTGGGTGTGTTCGGGGCGTTCCTTGCGGTATTGGCTTCGTTGTTTCTCCCTGTTTGGCCTCTGCTTGGGGTTTTCTGGTTTTCAAATGGCGGCGGATGGATGGCAATTACGGTTATTGTTGAGTCCATGTTGCTTTGGGGGTATTTGCTCTTCATACGGGCAAACGTGGCAAAGAACATGAATATTTCGCCCTGGTATGCGTTGACAACTCCGTTGGGTGCGGGGGTGTTCGGGGCGATGATGTTCACTTCGGCGTGGAAGGTGGTGTCGCGCACGGGGGTCACGTGGAAGGGTCGAGTGTACGGGGCAAAATAG
- the nrfH gene encoding cytochrome c nitrite reductase small subunit, whose product MLKNPLFIAIAAAVIALGTFVFVTDAPSYGGSAPETCANCHVMDSQYENWYHAPHEKWTECVDCHLPHENVVAYYLEKGRQGAKDVYAFTTGNIPVAIRASEKTKGIIQTNCIRCHESQVESIVMGAQPFDRYCWECHRNVSHGVRGASGAPFQDSSLYPVK is encoded by the coding sequence ATGTTGAAAAACCCACTTTTTATTGCAATTGCGGCGGCGGTCATTGCGCTGGGGACGTTTGTGTTTGTGACCGATGCGCCCTCATATGGAGGCAGTGCGCCTGAGACTTGCGCAAACTGTCACGTGATGGATTCGCAGTACGAGAACTGGTACCACGCGCCACACGAAAAATGGACAGAGTGCGTGGACTGTCACCTGCCCCATGAAAATGTCGTTGCATATTATCTCGAAAAGGGACGACAGGGCGCGAAGGATGTGTATGCTTTTACAACGGGGAATATTCCTGTTGCGATCCGCGCGAGCGAAAAGACCAAGGGCATTATTCAGACGAACTGCATCCGTTGCCACGAAAGTCAGGTGGAAAGCATTGTAATGGGTGCCCAACCTTTTGACCGCTATTGCTGGGAATGTCATCGCAATGTATCGCACGGCGTGCGAGGGGCTTCAGGTGCTCCGTTTCAAGATTCGAGTTTATATCCCGTAAAGTAG
- a CDS encoding ammonia-forming cytochrome c nitrite reductase subunit c552 — protein sequence MKKYTTVILAGIVVVLAAVLVGVLVFMKNQPTQERAFQPLVEIKAMEPNSELWGRNFPNQYSTLLKTKTNNIDTTYGGSSQFSWLERDPRQVILFTGYPFSKDYNDDRGHANMLEDVRATKRLNLDDTNPKHTPATCYSCKSADNPGLWDELGMEAYDKMSFNEMTPNIKESIGCANCHEAGTMRLIVTNPALKEGLEAQGKDWTTFTRQEMRTVVCANCHVEYYFQGDGKYLTFPWANGTEINQIIEYYEESGFKDWEYPDAKTPMLKAQHPEYEFFTAGSTHYNAGVSCADCHMPYVSDGAAKFSTHDVHSPLLNPEQACGQCHSDSEYVIRRVNAIQDQVATTKIATEDAIVDAINAIKLATANPNADAALLDQARNLHRKSQYMWDFVSAENSTGFHNPEYALKILADSTNLARQAQMLAAQSVNDMSLLETGVYDKMDPKPVPAK from the coding sequence ATGAAAAAATATACTACTGTAATTCTGGCTGGCATCGTTGTGGTGTTAGCCGCTGTGCTGGTGGGTGTTCTGGTCTTTATGAAGAACCAGCCGACTCAGGAACGCGCTTTTCAGCCGCTGGTTGAGATCAAGGCGATGGAGCCCAATTCTGAGTTATGGGGTCGGAACTTCCCCAATCAATATTCAACGCTTCTAAAGACGAAGACGAACAATATTGATACGACCTATGGAGGTTCATCACAATTCTCGTGGTTGGAACGTGACCCGCGTCAGGTGATCTTGTTCACGGGTTATCCCTTCAGCAAGGATTACAACGATGATCGCGGTCATGCCAATATGCTGGAGGATGTACGCGCAACCAAACGCTTGAATTTGGATGATACCAACCCCAAGCACACACCCGCCACCTGCTATTCCTGCAAGTCAGCTGATAACCCCGGCCTGTGGGATGAGTTGGGCATGGAAGCCTACGACAAGATGTCGTTCAATGAAATGACCCCCAACATCAAAGAATCGATCGGTTGCGCCAACTGCCACGAAGCAGGGACGATGCGACTCATCGTCACCAACCCCGCTTTGAAGGAAGGTCTTGAAGCGCAAGGCAAAGATTGGACCACATTCACACGACAGGAAATGCGTACGGTCGTTTGCGCCAACTGCCATGTGGAATATTACTTCCAGGGCGACGGCAAATATCTGACCTTCCCGTGGGCGAACGGAACCGAGATCAACCAGATCATCGAATACTACGAAGAGTCTGGTTTCAAGGATTGGGAATACCCCGATGCAAAGACTCCCATGTTGAAGGCGCAACACCCCGAATATGAGTTCTTCACGGCTGGCTCCACGCACTATAATGCGGGCGTCTCCTGCGCCGACTGTCACATGCCGTACGTGAGCGACGGTGCGGCGAAATTTTCGACACATGATGTCCACAGTCCATTGCTCAACCCCGAACAGGCTTGCGGACAATGTCACAGCGATAGTGAATATGTTATTCGCCGCGTGAATGCGATTCAGGATCAGGTCGCCACGACCAAGATCGCTACCGAAGATGCCATCGTGGATGCGATCAACGCCATCAAGCTTGCCACCGCCAACCCGAATGCGGATGCCGCCCTGCTCGATCAGGCACGCAACCTGCACCGCAAGTCGCAATATATGTGGGACTTTGTCTCTGCCGAGAACAGCACGGGTTTCCACAACCCCGAATATGCCTTGAAGATCCTGGCAGACTCCACCAACCTTGCACGTCAGGCACAAATGCTGGCCGCACAGTCGGTGAATGACATGTCGCTGTTGGAGACGGGCGTTTACGATAAAATGGATCCCAAACCCGTACCAGCCAAGTAA
- a CDS encoding copper chaperone PCu(A)C encodes MKHFFILLLTGVLLLTACSAPKDIEVHSAWVRPTAKGENAGVYFTLHNHSDQDDELIGASSTAADVVEIHESKMENDVMTMNMIESLPLKAGEEVTFESGGLHMMLINIKQELVLGEHIGITLHFKNHEDIIVNVHIEDSMPGEDHGHE; translated from the coding sequence ATGAAGCATTTTTTTATATTACTCCTCACAGGAGTTCTTCTACTCACCGCCTGTAGTGCCCCCAAAGATATTGAAGTCCATAGTGCATGGGTGCGGCCAACAGCAAAAGGCGAGAACGCGGGAGTCTATTTCACGCTCCATAACCATTCCGATCAAGATGATGAATTGATCGGCGCTTCTTCAACTGCGGCCGATGTGGTTGAGATCCACGAAAGCAAGATGGAAAACGATGTAATGACGATGAACATGATCGAATCCCTGCCGCTGAAAGCAGGAGAGGAAGTGACCTTTGAATCGGGCGGGTTACACATGATGTTGATCAACATCAAACAGGAACTTGTTCTGGGCGAGCATATTGGCATCACCCTGCACTTCAAAAATCATGAAGATATCATAGTCAATGTCCATATTGAGGATTCAATGCCAGGAGAAGATCACGGTCACGAATAA
- a CDS encoding Crp/Fnr family transcriptional regulator: MKLVEVPKTEKLKILRNNLYFDELPEKELKDIAANTQLREYERGDVLFWEGDPCAGLHIIESGSVKLFRVSPQGRQYIISVISEGATCNEVPAFDGGTNPVNVEALETSRVWLVEPQVLRGLVKSNPEFALKVLSKFGQNLRQLVGKVSEMAFYQVTHRLARLITEMPTEDVRPHWTQEQLAARLGTVREVVARSLKELEKSGAIRMEDRRIQIADGDVLRQWTQPYN; encoded by the coding sequence GTGAAACTTGTAGAAGTGCCTAAAACCGAGAAGCTGAAAATACTGCGAAACAATTTGTATTTTGATGAGCTTCCCGAAAAAGAATTAAAAGATATTGCGGCTAACACTCAACTGCGTGAATACGAGCGTGGTGATGTATTGTTTTGGGAAGGCGACCCGTGTGCGGGGTTGCATATCATCGAGAGCGGCAGTGTCAAGCTCTTTCGCGTTTCTCCACAAGGACGGCAGTATATTATTTCGGTGATATCCGAAGGCGCTACATGCAACGAGGTGCCTGCGTTCGACGGTGGGACAAACCCCGTCAATGTGGAAGCGTTGGAGACATCCCGTGTGTGGCTGGTTGAGCCTCAGGTGTTACGCGGACTCGTTAAATCGAATCCAGAATTTGCGTTGAAGGTTTTAAGTAAATTTGGGCAGAACCTCCGTCAGCTTGTGGGCAAGGTCAGCGAGATGGCGTTCTATCAGGTCACGCATCGGTTGGCGCGACTCATCACTGAGATGCCCACTGAAGATGTACGCCCACACTGGACGCAGGAACAACTTGCCGCACGTCTTGGAACTGTCCGTGAGGTGGTGGCACGTTCGTTGAAAGAGTTGGAGAAAAGCGGAGCCATCCGTATGGAAGACCGCCGCATCCAAATTGCCGATGGCGATGTCCTTCGTCAATGGACGCAACCATATAATTAA
- a CDS encoding phosphoribosyltransferase — protein MQPQNEPRRELVSWQEIDRLIDHLIPQFKREFTAMVIITRGGIVPGGMLAEAMDITHVLTAAVDFPAQSQSEKSKLMAWPEFIQFPAEDKLRGRPTLIVDDVWGSGRTITAVKNRVSAAGGFPETCVLHFNPYRNLFGHVRPDYFAATTDAFIAYPWEIDRGTDQVLLGEI, from the coding sequence ATGCAACCACAAAATGAACCCCGCCGTGAATTGGTTTCATGGCAAGAGATCGACCGTCTTATCGACCACCTTATCCCGCAGTTCAAGCGCGAGTTCACTGCGATGGTTATCATCACGCGCGGCGGCATTGTGCCGGGTGGCATGCTCGCCGAAGCGATGGATATTACCCATGTTCTCACGGCGGCCGTGGATTTTCCTGCGCAATCACAAAGCGAAAAATCGAAACTGATGGCATGGCCGGAGTTTATCCAATTCCCTGCGGAGGATAAACTGCGCGGCAGGCCGACGCTGATCGTGGATGATGTGTGGGGTTCAGGGCGAACCATTACGGCCGTCAAGAATCGCGTCTCTGCGGCGGGTGGTTTTCCTGAAACGTGTGTGTTGCACTTCAACCCGTACCGCAATCTCTTTGGTCATGTGCGCCCCGATTATTTTGCCGCGACCACCGATGCCTTCATTGCCTATCCCTGGGAAATAGACCGCGGTACCGATCAGGTTTTGTTGGGTGAGATCTAG